The following proteins come from a genomic window of Macaca thibetana thibetana isolate TM-01 chromosome 15, ASM2454274v1, whole genome shotgun sequence:
- the DOLPP1 gene encoding dolichyldiphosphatase 1 encodes MAADGQCSLPASWRPVTLTHVEYPAGDLSGHLLAYLSLSPVFVIVGFVTLIIFKRELHTISFLGGLALNEAVNWLIKNVIQEPRPCGGPHTAVGTKYGMPSSHSQFMWFFSIYSFLFLYLRMHQTNNARFLDLLWRHVLSLGLLAAAFLVSYSRVYLLYHTWSQVLYGGIAGGLMAIAWFIFTQEVLTPLFPRIAAWPVSEFFLIRDTSLIPNVLWFEYTVTRAEARNRQRKLGTKLQ; translated from the exons ATGGCAGCGGACGGACAGTGCTCGCTCCCCGCTTCATGGCGGCCGGTGACCCTCACCCACGTCGAATATCCTGCAG GTGATCTCTCTGGCCACCTCCTTGCCTACCTGAGCCTCAGCCCTGTATTTGTCATCGTCGGTTTTGTGACCCTCATCATATTTAAGCGGGAGCTGCACACG ATCTCCTTCCTTGGAGGCCTGGCACTGAACGAGGCGGTCAACTGGCTGATCAAAAACGTCATCCAGGAGCCACGGCCCTGTGGAG gccCCCACACAGCAGTGGGCACGAAGTACGGGATGCCCTCCAGCCACTCCCAGTTTATGTGGTTCTTCTCCATCTATTCCTTCCTTTTCCTGTATTTAAG AATGCACCAAACAAACAACGCCAGGTTCCTGGACTTGCTGTGGAGGCACGTACTCTCCCTGGGACTCCTCGCTGCGGCCTTTCTAGTCTCCTACAGCAG GGTCTACCTGCTGTACCACACCTGGAGCCAGGTGCTCTATGGAGGCATCGCTGGAGGCCTCATGGCCATCGCCTGGTTCATCTTCACCCAGGAGGTCCTCACCCCGCTGTTCCCCAGGATAGCAGCCTG GCCTGTCTCCGAGTTCTTCCTAATCCGAGACACAAGCCTCATTCCCAATGTACTCTGGTTTGAGTACACGGTGACCCGGGCAGAAGCCAG GAACAGACAACGCAAGCTGGGGACGAAACTGCAGTGA